Genomic window ([Eubacterium] hominis):
TCTAAACATTGTATATTTTCCATAAGATTTAAATCTGGGTATAACAATTCTGCTTTTATAAATAAACATGTTAAAAGTGTAAAGAAAATCACAATGAGTATAAATGAGTATAGTAGAAAGTGCTATAACCTTATAATAGAATGTTTGATACTTGCCTCTTGTCGTATTTTGAATCGTTAACATATGCGTTTTTCGTTCATAGTAAAAACACGTTGGCAGAATATATAGAAATGAAATAAGATAAAATGTAATCATGAATTTTGATAAATTCGTTGTTTCATATAATAAACGATATCGATCTTCTTTTAGAATTTTTCTACCTGTTGCATCTTCTTTTCTTTTATCGTACGCTTTTTTATAACGTTCAAATCCTTGTTGTGTCATCAGCTTCTGGGCAATTAAGTTTTGTTTATTCACATTTTGTTCCTGCATAAGCTGATTTTCTAAGTCCTGATAATATTGCTCCTGCTGCTTAATTTTTTCATCTGCTTCCTTGCTTACGTATGCGCCTATGGTATCCACAAAGCTATTATACATATAGTCATTTGCTGTTGATACACTTTGTTGATTTTGCATCATAATGATAAATCCAAGCACTGAAATCATGCCTATCAAAAGAGCTTTTTGTATGATTAAAATCTTCTTCATCTCATAATACATGAACGAGTGTAAGGAATGTTGGTATGTTCTTTTTGCCTGTGTTTTTCTTATAGCTGTTCGCTTTATATTTTTTCTTGAAAGCCAAATGCATATAATACTTACAAGCAACAGAAGCAATAATGTATCATATTCCCTAAAGGCTGTTACATTTAAATTCACAAAGTTATATTGTGAAAATATTTTTTCTGGATGCATATAGAAAAGAATATTCAGATAATTTAAATTAGAAATCAAACCATTTTGGTTTCGTATACCCCAGATCAAAAGGGCTGTAATACCAATGAAACATAATATTGAAATCAGAAAAGCTGATAATTGGTTCCAATAATAGGCAAATACATTCATAATGGAAGATATGGCAGTAAAAGCCAGTAAGGTTGCTAATACACTCATGAGCATAAAGGTAATTGTATTCCAAGCATATGGACATGTGGAAAAGAATGAAAAAGATTGTATCGGTGCCATGAGATCTATAAATCCATATGCAAAAGAATAAATCATATAGTCAAACAAGTAAAACACGATATAACAAGCCATCAATATAATCATCTGAGAAATGAATTTTGTAATCACCTGTTGCCGTTTTCCTTTTCTCATACTTTGGCTATATTGTAAAACACCTGTTTCTTTTTCCTGGTAAATCATCGTAAATACAAGGTAAAATATTAACACAACGGATATGATATTTCTTAATTCAAATGAATATAATTGTGATAAAACCAGTTCAGGTTGTAAACTTAATTCCTTTACATTTAATTTATGATATTGATCATATACTTTTTTTGAAATCTTTTTTTCTGTTTCAGTATCTTGCGCAAAAATAGAAATTTTGGCATGCTCCTCATATTGTTTCTCTATGGAGGAACGATAATTTTGATAATCTTCCAATACAGTCATCTCATTCATAATTTGTTGATATACAAAATCATCATGATGGGATAACGTATCATCATTTTGTTTAAGTATTTGTTCCTTTATCCATGCTTCTCCATACTTTTCCGTATATGTGTTTAGAAACTGTTCGCTATCGATATTGAAAATATAATTGCTTTGAAATTCATATGCGTCAATTTTTTCTTGTAAATAACTTTTAGCTTCTTCCTTACTCATTGTTTGTATTTCCTGATGTATCGTTTTATAAACAGATGGATTTATTGGATGATGATAGATGGTATAAACATCGCTGGCAATCAATAGAATCAACAGGAATGCTAGAAACTTAATATTACGTAATGATCCCAGAAACTTTTTCAGTTCATAATAAATCATGATATTTCCTGAAAATAACTCAAATATACATCGTTTAAATCAGGGGTTATACGTATACCATTTTCTAGTGGTGCCTCATCTGTAATGATACGAGCAATCAGTTTTCCCTGTTCATATCTTAGATTGCTAATTCTGTATTTACTTTCCAGCTGTTTTAATTGACCTTCTTCAATACATCTTTCAAACACTTTTCCATCTATGGATTGTATTAAATCTTTTGTGCTTCCTACTTTTATGATTTTTCCATGATTCATCAACACGATCTGATTAGCGATATATTCAATATCACTGACAACATGTGTAGCAATCAAAACAATTTTATCCTTACTAAGCTGTGAAATTATATTCCTTAATTCTATGCGTTTTTGAGGATCTAATCCTGCAGTTGGTTCATCTAATATTAATATATCAGGATGGTTCATAAGCGTTTGCGCAAACATTGCACGTTTTTTCATACCTCCAGAATATGTCTTTATTTTTTTATGTAGTACATCAGCTAAACCAACTTCTTTTGCTAATTCATTTGCCTGTAATCCTGCCTCTGTTTTTTTCATTCCTTTTAATGCTCCAACATAACAAAGACTTTCAAAAAGGGTAAAATCATCATATAAACAATTTTCCTGTGGCATATATCCAATATGATCAAGATATGTAGTATCCATTTTCACAATATCGTTTTCATCTAATGTTATATTTCCATCCGTTTTATCTAACAATAAACTTAATATATTCATCAAGGTACTTTTACCTGCGCCATTGGGTCCTAAGATTCCATAGATACCATTTTCAAAGGTGATAGATAAATGATCTAAAGCAATGGTAGAGCCATAGGCTTTGCATAAGTTTTCAACATGTAATTTCATACTATTACCCCATATACGCATCTAGTTGTTTCTGTAAATCATCAATGATACTTTTTAAACCCGCAGCTTTTAATTTCTCATTGAATCCTTTCGCATACTCTAACAGACCTTCCTTTTCATATACTGGCAGATTATTATTAGAATCTTTATATACACTTTCTACATCCTTCCATTTATCAGGAATCTTTGGTGAAAAACCTAAATAAGGTTCATCCGGCAGTTGTTTTAGATAATGCATGATAGCTGTTGTATGATCAGGACAGCTTTTAGAAGAAGGAAGTGCAATGATATAGTTTCCAATCATGGATGAACTTCCTAATGAATCAGGAATGATTAAGTCCTCACGTAATGGGTCCACAATACCATTTTTTAATTGATAATCTTCCCCTTCTATTCCATATATAAATAAGTTTGATAAATCCTGATCTGTATTGATCAATGATATTAACTCCACAGCTTCTTTTTCCTTCTTGGATTGATAATAAACAGCATCTCCACCTGTTCTTATATAATCGTATCCGCCAGAAGGCATTTGTTTATATCCTTTATTACGATCTGAATTTTCTCTTAAATCATCTGGGAAATAGTTGCCCAATCGTAAGAATGTTCCTTTCTCCATTTTCTTATTATATTCATCTGTATCTAACTGAGCGCCTGTTAATTCTTTCTGATTCATTTCCTGAATAGTTTTTAAAAAGTTATGAAACGCATCTTCTTCATATAAATTCACAATTTTATATTGCTTGTTATCATCTTTGATATAAATACTTGTTTCATAATCTGATAATAATGGAAGTGAAATATATTGCTTGTTTTTAAAATACTCTTGATATTGAATATCCATAAAACTAAAAGGTATCACATCCAACTGCTTTTTTGCCTGTTCCATATAGGGAATCAAAGAATTTAAATCATATTTTAGTGATGATGCATCTATTTTTAATTCCTTCATCATTTTTTCATCCACCAAGATACATTTTTGTTTTGCGTATAATGAAACCTTTGGAATATAATAGGTATGTTGATCAATTTTTTGTGATTTCCAGTATGTATTTGGCATCGCTTCATAAAATTTTTTCGCAT
Coding sequences:
- a CDS encoding ATP-binding cassette domain-containing protein, with protein sequence MKLHVENLCKAYGSTIALDHLSITFENGIYGILGPNGAGKSTLMNILSLLLDKTDGNITLDENDIVKMDTTYLDHIGYMPQENCLYDDFTLFESLCYVGALKGMKKTEAGLQANELAKEVGLADVLHKKIKTYSGGMKKRAMFAQTLMNHPDILILDEPTAGLDPQKRIELRNIISQLSKDKIVLIATHVVSDIEYIANQIVLMNHGKIIKVGSTKDLIQSIDGKVFERCIEEGQLKQLESKYRISNLRYEQGKLIARIITDEAPLENGIRITPDLNDVYLSYFQEIS